Within Thunnus thynnus chromosome 15, fThuThy2.1, whole genome shotgun sequence, the genomic segment TTGCTGGTTTCTCATGCCGGTCAAGTCTGTGTATTTCTTCCTGCAGTGACTCTGAGCTGATGACCATGTCATAGGAGTCGTAACTGCGATGTATGTTTTGGAGGTCTCTGAAATTATACAGCATAGCTATTTCATGGACCACTTTCAGCGATGTAGAAAATATAGTAAGTGTGACATGTTCATAAAGCATTCGACAGAATTGGCTGACAGTGATCTTTGATTTTACATACTTTCTAAACTATGAAAAATATTGTCAAAAAAGTGTATGCTTACCATCATAGCACACTGGTCTTCGTGATTTCTCACATCTCTGGTCATATAGTGTGCCCTGGAATATTTCTATACAATGCTCAGCACTTTGGTGGCTGTTCACTGCTAAAGCAAACCAGTCTCCAAGTGTAGTGTCGCCACCATTGTAGAGATATGTATTGTCCATGGACCACCTCCAGCCGTTAATATCATCATAAAGTCCTATCCATATATGTCTAGTAGAGTTGTCAAATAGTTTTCTCACTTTTTCCCAATCCTCTTCAGTCTCTATGGTTGCCAGGTCAGCAAAATTCTCTCTACAATAACTCTGAGCTTCGGTCCAGGTTTTCAACAGCTGCACATGGTAGTATTCCCTGATAGCACATGATGAAAGTGTCAATAACGCTGAAAGGAAATTAATTCAGTGTCAGAAGTTTGaaaaacatattcacacatGGTAATTTAGTGAGTGAACAATAATCCATTAAGTAGGACTGTGTATGATTATGTGATGTACTAACCTAGAGACAGTAAGATCACCAATCCTGTCTTCTCCATCACTGTTATACTGTCAAACTGTACAACtctgcaataataataattaggcaaataaaatcaataaaaatcacTGATGCATAATTTAGATTAATGAATGGAAATCTCCCTCCATATAAGCCAAGTAGTGATCGCTATGAGATGAGGTTTTATCTTATAAGCTCTTACCGTTGTGTTTTCTCTGACGTTGTCTGTGCTGAATATATAAAGTGACTCTTGTCATGTCAGCTCAAAGCCTTTATGCAAACTTTTCCAACCCTTTCCCTCACCTCTTCACAGGAAACAGGGGTGATTACTTTCCTGTGAATTTAAAGTTCTAGCTCTCCATATCTTGATAATGAAGTTTAATTTTAAACACAGAACTGCAGATAACTAATCATGTGATGGTATGTATTCaaactgtacatttttataattgTGAGATAAAAGTGCGCTATCTTTGTAGTAGAAGAAACAATGCCATCATGCAAAATCATttgacctttttctttttcagcatcGTCTTACCAGTTTGAATGTGTCCAAGTAGTGGTTATATATGAGCCGATGA encodes:
- the LOC137198323 gene encoding macrophage mannose receptor 1-like, which produces MEKTGLVILLSLALLTLSSCAIREYYHVQLLKTWTEAQSYCRENFADLATIETEEDWEKVRKLFDNSTRHIWIGLYDDINGWRWSMDNTYLYNGGDTTLGDWFALAVNSHQSAEHCIEIFQGTLYDQRCEKSRRPVCYDETSKTYIAVTTPMTWSSAQSHCRKKYTDLTGMRNQQEKEAIMSVIDDQPHWIGLSRDSWKWSDQSSSLFRAWWTDEPNNQGGREFCASNFKQGWADIPCDYKSPFICSVSPTMKLLKVVLKPERSVDLNDPQVQEAVLKQMEKHMRDQGIQKFRLSWRKQPNGEIFNKREAQL